A segment of the Filifactor alocis ATCC 35896 genome:
ACCAAGTTAAAAAAGAAGAGTGGATACAAAAAAATTTTCCGAAAGAATATAAACAATATCTGAACAAACCGGCAAAAGAAATTTTTCAGTTACTAAGAGAAAAAAATAAAATTTCGTCTTCCATGGACGACAGAACAGCACGAGATATGTTGAATGTACTCAATATCTTGAAAATGCAAAGTTATCAATATCAACCGGTTGGAATATCGTTTGATATTAAAAATAATACAGTCATTCAATTAGAGGAAGCATCCCAAGATATCCCGATGGTATCGGTCGTAGTAGAACCGGTAAGGTACTATCCTCACGGAAATTTTGCTTCTCATATTTTGGGATATCTCGGTAAAATATCAGATAATGAAATACAAGAGTATGTAAGAGATAAGAAATATAATCCTTCTGATATCATTGGGAAGACAGGAATTGAAAAAACATTTGAGGAACAACTTCGCGGCAAGGCGGGATATCAAGAAGTTCAAGTAGATTCCAGGAATCGTATGGTTGGAAATTTAGGGTTTCAGAATGCTGAACCCGGAGATACGATCTACCTGACATTGGACTACAAGCTCCAAAAAACAGTAGAAGATACTCTCAAAAAAACATTGGGTTGTATCCAAAACGGCTCCGATTATCAAAGTGATTGGGGAAATATCCGAATGCGAGAGAACAAAAAGGTGTTTTATAAGGCACAGTCCGGAGCAACAATTGTGATGGATGTAAATACCGGAAAAATATTAGCAATGGCAAGTTATCCGGATTATGATCCCAATAAATTTGTACACGGAATTTCTCAGGAAGATTATGAGCTTTTGATGCCGAAAAACTTAAACGATCCGATGTCACCTAAACCGCTTTTCAACATTGCGACAATGATGTCAGTGCAACCGGGTTCCACATTTAAGATGATTACCGGTTTGGCAGCTTTAGAAAATGGTTTGAGTCCTTATTACAGAATTCAGGATAAAGGTTCGATAAAAATAGGAAATCACTCTTTCGGGTGTTGGATTTGGAACAGTAGCGGACATTCTCAAACGCATGGAATGGAAAATTTAATGGATGCAATTCAGGATTCTTGCAACTACTATTTCTATTGTTTGAGTGTAGGATATGACTATTCTGTGGACAAACCTCTACCTATTTCTATGAATTCACAAAAAATATTGGATTATGCAACCAAATTCGGTTTGAACGAAAAGACCGGGATTGAAATAGAAGAAACGAAAGGTTCTGTACCGACAGTTGGAATGGAGAGAGAAAAAAAAGTTATTGCATTAAAAAATTTTTTGAAAGAATTTTTGGCGGATAAGTTTGAAGATATTGATTCCAATTCCGGTGAATATATAACTCGAATTAATACCATTATTTCATGGGCAGACGAAAATCCATCACGTGGAGAATTGATACGAAGATTGAGGGAAATAAAAGTAAAAGAAAAAGAACTGAATAATGTAACAGATCGTATCAAATATGATTATTTCATTTCTATGGGGGGATGGAAAGAGGGAGATGCATTCAATTTGGCGATTGGACAGGGCGCCCACTCTTATACCCCTTTGCAACTGACAAGATATGTTGCTTCTATTGCGAATAAGGGAAATCTCAATAAAGTCAGCTTAATTGATAAGAGAGAAAACTATGAAAAGACCGATATTATCCGGCATGAGTTGGAGACGGAAGTAATCCAATTGAAGAATAATAAAAATTTAGAGTATTTAGTGCAAGGTATGAAAAATGCTTCCGATGAAGGAACATCCAAAAACACTTTCAATCGTTTTCCGATTATGGTTGCATCTAAGACAGGTACAGCGCAGAGAGCAGGAAAGATACCGACTGTTGATGAAAAAAAATATTATTTGTCTCATCTATCTTCGTACGGAGTTAACTACTCAGATGTTATGAGAGTTGCAGAAGAATTAGAAAAAAATTCAAAAACAAAATTACAGGATTATCAATACATCGTTCAAGCGATTTTAAAGTTAAACAAGAATTTGAAAAAAGCTGATTTGGATCAATACAAAGATTCTTATGACGAATTTGCATGGTTTGTTTCCTTTGCACCGGCAGAAAAACCTGAAATTGCAGTCATATCTGTTATTGTGCAAGGTGGACACGGGGGGTACGCCGCACCTATGGCACGAGACATCTATGCTCAATATTTTGAATTGACTCCGTATGGAACAAAACCACAAGAAACCATTCAAAAGAAAATACAATTTTTAGATGAATTAAATTGATTTCATCTATAAGTAATGATACAATGAGGGAGATTGTAATTTGATTTTTAGTGAATCAAGTATGATTAGGTGTTTACAAAAAGTGAAGGAGTATTGCTTTGCAAAGAGAAAAAGTAGAGATTAAAGGTTCAAAGGATGGATTTTATGCTGTTTTTGAACCGGGATTAACATTAGTACATGCAATTTCATTATTACAAGAAAAGTTACAACAGGATCATGATTTTTTTGAAAATTCATATTTTACTCATTTGACAAGTGATACTTTGAGTGAAAATGATAAATTGATTATCGCAAGATTTATGGAAGAACATTATGGAATTCGATTTGATAAATCTACCTTTCATACAGAAGAAGATAATACAAAAAAAGATGAAACTTTAGAAGAAGAAATTAATCGAAGAGTACAGGAGATACTAAAAACTCAAACTAAGAACACAACCTTTAATTTAAATAAAAATGCTATTGTGGACGATAAAAATCAAATGAAAACGTTCTTTGTCTACGAAACATTGCGTTCGGGAGGAGATATACAATTTGATGGTCATGTTGTAGTGATTGGAGATGTCAATCCGGGAGGTAGAGTGACAGCAAGCGGAAACATCATCATTTTGGGATATTTAAGAGGTATCGCACATGCCGGAGCAAAAGGAGACAAGAATTGTTTTGTTGTTGCAGAACGATTAGCGCCAATTCAACTTAGGATTGCAAACGCAATTGCGATTGCATCGGAAAATAACAAGTTGATTGAAGAACCGTTGATTGCGAAAATTTTAAATGATACCATTGTGATAGAGTCGGTTCTGTCACATAGATAATAAAAGGAGGATATATTTATGGCAGAAGTGATTGTAATTACTTCCGGAAAAGGTGGAGTGGGCAAAACAACAACCACGGCGAATCTTGGAACATCTTTGAGTTTGAATGGAAATAAGGTGGTTATCATCGATGCTGATATCGGATTGAGAAACTTGGATGTTGTTATGGGGCTTGAAAATAGGATTGTATATGACTTGGTAGATGTAATAGAAGAACGATGCAAGTTAAAACAAGCTATGATTAAAGATAAAAGATTCGAAAATTTATTTTTGATTCCTGCCGCTCAAACGAGAGACAAAGATGCAGTGAATCCGGAACAGATGAAAAAAATTTGTGATGAATTGAGAGAAGAATTTGATTATATCTTGGTAGATTGTCCTGCCGGAATTGAAAACGGATTCAAAAATGCAATTGCCGGAGCGGACCGTGCATTGATTGTAACGACACCGGAAGTTTCTGCGGTAAGAGATGCGGATAGAATTATCGGGTTATTGGATGCAAATAATATTTCAGATCACAGATTGGTAGTGAATCGCTTTAAGCCAAATATGGTAGAGCGTGGAGATATGATGGATATTGAGGACATTTTAGAAATTCTTGCAATTGATTTAATCGGAGTTGTTCCGGAAGATGACAGTATTGTCGTTTCTACAAATACCGGAGAACCTGCAGCAAATGATCAAGCTTCAGTAGCAGGAAAGGCTTATCGAAATATTGCGAAAAGGGTACAGGGAGAAGAAGTTGAATTTTTAACTTTTTCTACAAATGATACATTTTTGACAAGATTGAAAAAACTGTTTACAGGGAAGTAGAGGTATGTATAATGGGAGTATTTAGTTTTTTTAGAACGGAAAAAAAATCCAAAAACATTGCCAAAGATCGTTTGAAACTGGTTTTGATTCATGATAAAAGCGGAGGATATTCACCACAGATATTAGAAAAATTACAAGCGGAAATTTTATCTGTAATCACAAATTATTTGGAAGTAGATGAAGAGCAAGTAGAAATTAAAATCATTAAAACGAAGAAAAATACAGAGGACGACATGGTTTCTTCACTTGTTGCAAACGTTCCGATTAAGAAGATAAAATAAGAACAGAGTTGAAACAATCATAGAAGGTATTAATGTGAATATAAAAGAAAGAACTAAAAATTTTGAATATGGACTTACTATCACTGTAGTACTCCTATTTTTGATAGGAATCGTTCTGTTGATGAGTGCGACTCATTATAGTGAATACAAAGCATTAGGAGATTATAAAAAAGTAATTATTCAAACAATTACTTTTTTGATAGGGATAGGAATCTTGTGTTTTAATAATATTTTTGATTATACGAGAGTAAGGAAGTATTGTAAGAAAATATATGTATTCTGTATTTTTCTGTTGCTTATTGTATGGATTCCAAAAATCGGAAGTCCTCAATTCGGTGCACATTCATGGGTTAATATATTCGGAGTATTCAACCTTCAGACTTCAGAGATAGTAAAACCGTTGTTTATTTTATGCTATGCTACTTATTTGGAAGATAAAAAGGGTCATATACAGGATTTTGGAGACTTGGGAAAGGCAATTTTGTTTGCAGTACCAATTGTTGGTCTGGTATTGATACAGCCGGATTTAGGTGGAGCGATTGTTTTTTTGAGTATTATGTTCGGGATGTTATTCATCTCAGGTATGGATGTGAAGTTGATTTTATATGCAGGCGCTATTTTTGTTTTATGTTTTCCTCTTGTCTATAAATTCGGATTACGACCACATCAAGTAGAGCGATTGGATGCATATTTTACACTTTTATTTCATCCGTCGAACCTTTCTGAAATCTATAAAAACAATTTGCAGGTAGCACAGTCAATGACTGCGATAGGTTCAGGCGGAGCACTTGGAAAAGGATGGTTGCGAGGTACTTACAGTCAATACGGATTTATTTTCGTGTCGGAAAGCGACTTTATCTTTTCTGTTGCAGGAGAAGAATTCGGATTTGTCGGAATGAGCATCATTATTTGTTTATACATTTATTTTCTCTTAAGATTATTAACGATTTCTATTCTGTCAAAAGATTTTTACGGGAAATTGATAGGAATAGGAGTATTTTCATTGTTTTTTTATCAGGTTGTCCAAAATATCGGAATGACGATAGGTATTATTCCGGTTACAGGGTTACCTTTACCATTTGTCAGTTATGGAGGGAGCTCTATGATATCTTCCATGATGTGTGTAGCATTATCATTAAATGTTGCTAAGAACAAAAGAAAGTTTGATATTTAGTTTGTTAGAATTAAAAAATTGGAGAAGAGACCTCTCCATTTTTTTATGGTAGTTTCGGTACAGAATACATGTTACCGATGTAATAACATCACATGTGTTTTGAAAATCGATGTAATATAGAAAGAAAAAGGAGAAATAAATGATGGATACATTTGTAAGTAAAGAAGGAATGGTTTGTTTCGGATTCAAAGACGTAGAAGAAAAGCTTGCAGAAGAGTGGAAAGGAAAGCTTGGAGAATCTTTTATTCCACTTACATTCATTTCTGTAGGACAGGAAGCTCTTAGTTATGGAACAGGACATAATTTTGTCATCAATACAATGATGGTAAAAACCAGAGTAGACGAATTGAAAATTGACATGAGCAAAATGGAAAAAGATATTAAAGATGCATTGGACATCAGATAGTATCATTGTCTATCGTGTTGTATAAAAAGCACTTATTTATTTTGAGAAAAATAAAGAGTGCTTTTTTGATTGGAAATAACATTCGTTTCATAATTTTTTTAATTGATGCGAAAAGTTAATTAAATTGCAATGGTAAATTGCAATAGATGATAATTTGAAAGAAAAGCTCCCTTTTGATATTGTTATATCTGAAATAATCGCTATATGGTATTGGACTCATTAAAAACCATGAACAGCACAACTTAAGATAATGAAACATGGTAAGTGAAAGAGATAATGGTATAAGATATTTTATACAATCATATTATCTGAGAATCTTGAAATTTTATCTCTTTTATACTTTACAAACCCATATGAGATATATTATAATCATTAATAGAAAAGAATAATCATTAACAATAATAAGTAATTATTTCTATTGTTTTATTTTTTTCAAAAAATATTACTAATATTATTATAAAATAAAAGGAGAGATTTAAAATGGCTAAGATTAGTTTAGTTTATTGGAGTGGAACAGGAAATACACAAGCAATGGCAGATTATGTAGTAGAAGGTGTAAAATCAGCCGGAGCAGAAGTGGATGTATTTGAAGTAACAGAAGCAAATGCTGACGATGTTTTGAAAAGTGATGTTATTCTTTTAGGATGTCCTTCTATGGGAAGCGAAGTATTGGAAGAAGAAAGCATGGAGCCTTTTATGGAAGAAATCGAAGGCGGACTTTCCGGCAAAAAAGTAGGATTATTCGGATCTTACGGATGGGGAGACGGTCAATGGATGAGAGATTGGCAAGAAAGAGTAGAAGGTGCAGGAGCATCTATGATTTGTGATGGAATTATTGTAAACGGAGAACCATCCGATGACAGTGTTATCGATGAATTAAAATCAATGGGAAGCAATGCTGCTTTAGCATAATATTATGATGAAGAGTAATTTGTTTGACTTTGTGCAATGTATGCGTCAAATGGAGGATTATGAATATCTATTATCTTTATTGGCACATCACTGTGGACCTACAATTGAAAGAGTAAAAGTATCTTCTTTATTAAATATCCGAAATTCAAAAAACAGATTGCTGTCAGAAGTATGGGAGAACAGAAAAGAAGAATTGTTGCAGTTTTTTGGCGTGTCCTCTTTTTCTCTCAAAAAGGATGATTCTGGGGAAATTGTTTTGATTTATCATGAAGATTTGTTAAAAGAACAGTTGTGTAAGAAAGAACATATTGAATTCTTGTCACGATTCGGTTATCAAAATGATTGGGATTATCTACAGTATTTGGAGTTTTTGAAGAAAAGATATACGAATTTATGTCCTCATGAAATAGGAGTCTTTTTGGGATATCCTATTTATGATGTCATGCAGTTTATCTCATGTCCAAATAAAGAATGTCGTTTTGTTGGATATTGGAAAGTGTATGAAAATGAAGAAGTTGCAAAAGAAATCTTTCGTTCGTATGATGAAGCGAAACAAATTTCTTGTTTGAAAACAGTGGAAAAGATATTCCCTGAAAGTGCATTGAAGAGGAAGATATATAAAAGTTTGATGAATTCTACCCTATCATGAAATGAGGGTGATGTTATCTTCTCTTAAAATAGAAAAAGAGCCGCTATTAAAAAATTTTGGTAGCAGTTCTTTTTTTGTTTTATCATAGTATTTATAAGAAACATAGTAAACATTTTTGATGAAAGGAAATTTAGGTATCGTTTGTATTCTATACTTTTGTATTGTATTCTACCATAATAAAATAGCAGAATGTAGTTACAACTTTTCATTGTTTTTGAGAGTAAATTATGGAGAGCAAGCGCGGGAATAACTTGAAGTTAGAAAATATTTGTTCGTATTTTTTTGATATCATGATAGGCGAAGTGACTCATTTATAAGTTGCTTTGTATCAAACTTGTAATTACAGAGTTATTTATGTTAGTGTTGGAAGTATCTTTTATCAGTTGAGGTATTAAAAGAAAAGGGTAATAGATATGCATGATATTATCAATGTAAAAATTTCACAAATTGAAATTGAATAGTATCTGATTACTATGAATAAAGCAAGTATCTCACAAGATAGAATATATGGTTGAAATATCAAGTGAAATATGCTATGATATTCACAGTAAAATGGCTGGGAAAGAGATTAGTAAAAAGGATGTATTGAGTACAGAAAGAAGGAGAAAATGAGAGCCTTTCTTGAGAAACCTTTTGAATTCACTCTGGAGCTGAGAGAATGAAAACGGAGTAGTTCCTTCGCAAGAAAAAGCGTTATAATATCAATGAGTATGAGTCCTTATGGATGTTAGGGTGGTACCGCAGATGAAATTTGCCCCTACAGACATAGAGGATTTTTTTATTGCCAAAAGGAACAAAATCTTCGGTACCATTTGAAATCAAAATCTTATAAACAGATGAAATACTTACTTTTTTATAATTAATGGAGGGATAAGGCATGAAAGAACGCTTGGAAGCGATTAGAAAAAATGCACAGCTTGCAATTGAGCAAGCAAAGGATGTCAATTTGCTGGAACAGGTACGGGTTCAATTTTTAGGAAAAAAACAAGAGTTAGCTTCTCTTTTGAAAGAAATGGGGAAATTATCTCCGGAAGAAAGACCTACTATGGGAAAGATTGTCAATGAAGTTCGTGATGAAATAGAGACGGCAATCAGAGAAAAAAAAGAACATTTGGAAAATATTGCATTGGAACAAAAATTGAATCGTGAAATGATTGATGTGACGATTCCGGTAAAAACAAATTTTGTAGGGAAACCACATCCGATTACAAAAGTAATCAATGAAATTGAAACCATCTTTATGAATATGGGATTTTCCATTAAAGAAGGACCTGAGGTGGAAACGGTAGAAAATAACTTCGATAAATTAAATGCACCGAAGAACCATCCGTCCAGAGATATCTCCGATACATTTTATATCTCCGATACACTATTGCTTAGAACACAGACATCTCCTGTTCAAATTCGAACGATGTTGGAAGAAGGGCTTCCGATTCGAATGATATCTCCGGGAAGATGTTTTCGTTCCGATACTCCGGACGCGACACATTCTCCGATGTTTCATCAGGTAGAGGGTTTGGTGATTGGAAAAAATATTACTTTTGCGAATTTGAAACATACGTTAGAAGAGTTTGCAATCAAATTTTTTGGAGAAGATACCAAAACAAAATTCAGACCACATAATTTTCCGTTTACAGAACCGAGTGCTGAGGTAGATGTGTCATGTTTCAAATGTCATGGCGAAGGTTGTTCTATTTGTAAAGGAGAAGGCTTCATTGAAATTTTAGGAGCCGGAATGGTACATCCGAATGTATTGGAAAACTGCGGAATTGATTCTGATGTATATAGCGGATTCGCTTTCGGATTGGGTGTAGAGCGTGTTGCGATGTTGAAGTATGAAATTGATGATATTCGCTTAATGTATGAGAATGATATGAGATTTTTGGAACAATTCTAATAAAAAAGATAGATAGGAGCTGGAACAATGATATTACCTTTGAAATGGTTACGAGATTATATAGAAATGGATATTTCAGCAGAAAAATTTGCTGATCAAATGACATTGACAGGAACAAAATCAGAAAGAGTAGAACATATAGGAGAAGCTATAAGTGATGTAGTTGTAGGAAAAATTACTGAAATCACGAAACATCCGGATGCTGATAAATTGATTGTTACTCAGGTTGATGTAGGAGAAGAAGTAAAACAAATTGTTACAGGAGCAAATAACATTAAAGTTGGAGATTATGTTCCTGTAGCGATGCATGGAGCAAAACTTCCTGATGGTACCAAAATCAAACGAGGAAAAATGAGAGGTGTAGTATCTGACGGAATGTTATGCTCTGCAGGAGAGCTTGGAATAGATAGTAAATTTTTGTCGGAAGAACAAAAAAACGGACTGTATATTTTGGAAGGAGAGCCGGCATTAGGGCAAGATATTCGTGATGTGTTAGATTTGAAAGATGCTATTATAGAGTTTGAATTGACGGCAAACCGTCCGGATTGTAATTCTATTATCGGAATAGCCTATGAGGCAAAAGCGACATTAGATAAAGAAGTGACAATTCCTACTTTAAAAGTAAAAGAAGAAGGAGCAAATATTGGAGTAGATGTAAAATGTGAAAATAACAATCTTTGTGGTCGCTATATGGCAAGAGAAATCACAGATGTTAAAATAGCACCGTCTCCATACTATATTCAAAGAAGATTGATTGAATCCGGGATTCGACCAATCAATAATATTGTAGATTTAACAAATTATGTTATGTTAGAGTACGGACAACCGATGCATGCATTCGATTATGATAAATTGGAAGGACATACCATTTATATCAAACAAGCAAGCGATGGACAAAGTTGTATTACATTGGATGAAGAAGAAAGAAAATTAGATTCTTCTATGATTACGATTTGTGATTCTAACAAAGTCATTGCATTGGGTGGAGTGATGGGAGCAAGCTGTTCTCAAATTGATGAGAGCACCACACATATTGTGTTGGAGAGTGCACATTTTGATGCAGATACCATCAGAGCAACTTCCAAAAAATTGGGACTTCGAACAGATGCATCAGCCAGATTTGAAAAAGGAATCGATAGGTATCGATGTGAAAAAGCATTGAACCGATTCTGTCAATTAGTAGAAGAATTAGAGATAGGTACGGTATGTAAAGGTTTTGTGG
Coding sequences within it:
- the minC gene encoding septum site-determining protein MinC; its protein translation is MQREKVEIKGSKDGFYAVFEPGLTLVHAISLLQEKLQQDHDFFENSYFTHLTSDTLSENDKLIIARFMEEHYGIRFDKSTFHTEEDNTKKDETLEEEINRRVQEILKTQTKNTTFNLNKNAIVDDKNQMKTFFVYETLRSGGDIQFDGHVVVIGDVNPGGRVTASGNIIILGYLRGIAHAGAKGDKNCFVVAERLAPIQLRIANAIAIASENNKLIEEPLIAKILNDTIVIESVLSHR
- a CDS encoding DUF3793 family protein, producing the protein MMKSNLFDFVQCMRQMEDYEYLLSLLAHHCGPTIERVKVSSLLNIRNSKNRLLSEVWENRKEELLQFFGVSSFSLKKDDSGEIVLIYHEDLLKEQLCKKEHIEFLSRFGYQNDWDYLQYLEFLKKRYTNLCPHEIGVFLGYPIYDVMQFISCPNKECRFVGYWKVYENEEVAKEIFRSYDEAKQISCLKTVEKIFPESALKRKIYKSLMNSTLS
- the pheT gene encoding phenylalanine--tRNA ligase subunit beta is translated as MILPLKWLRDYIEMDISAEKFADQMTLTGTKSERVEHIGEAISDVVVGKITEITKHPDADKLIVTQVDVGEEVKQIVTGANNIKVGDYVPVAMHGAKLPDGTKIKRGKMRGVVSDGMLCSAGELGIDSKFLSEEQKNGLYILEGEPALGQDIRDVLDLKDAIIEFELTANRPDCNSIIGIAYEAKATLDKEVTIPTLKVKEEGANIGVDVKCENNNLCGRYMAREITDVKIAPSPYYIQRRLIESGIRPINNIVDLTNYVMLEYGQPMHAFDYDKLEGHTIYIKQASDGQSCITLDEEERKLDSSMITICDSNKVIALGGVMGASCSQIDESTTHIVLESAHFDADTIRATSKKLGLRTDASARFEKGIDRYRCEKALNRFCQLVEELEIGTVCKGFVDTATELDDKSTVTFSKNRVNEVIGIEFSSEEICSILSKLNFESKIEGDMITTVAPEYRTDIEKIADIIEEISRIYGFNNVVSAPIVGEIIPATKSESRLYEDSMKAFAMKNGLTEILTYSFVSPIGVEKAKLSETKENDFVKLLNPLGEETSVMRTSLIPNMLEVISMNAARKNEFFAGFEFGNIFCLKQSNPLEQKSFVAGVYGKEEDFFSLKGRIEGILNGLRYQSRVYLPNKEHPTFHPGRCADIFIGEEKVGILGEVHPKAASAFNIKKKVYLCELDIPFLMSLFDNMMKYRQIPKFPAMKRDIALVVDKNQYVSEIEQIIWKNGKSLIEKIELFDIYEGDQIEKDKKSVAYSVVYRKKEATLTDEEVNRIQEKILKELEEKLHAVLR
- a CDS encoding FtsW/RodA/SpoVE family cell cycle protein, which translates into the protein MNIKERTKNFEYGLTITVVLLFLIGIVLLMSATHYSEYKALGDYKKVIIQTITFLIGIGILCFNNIFDYTRVRKYCKKIYVFCIFLLLIVWIPKIGSPQFGAHSWVNIFGVFNLQTSEIVKPLFILCYATYLEDKKGHIQDFGDLGKAILFAVPIVGLVLIQPDLGGAIVFLSIMFGMLFISGMDVKLILYAGAIFVLCFPLVYKFGLRPHQVERLDAYFTLLFHPSNLSEIYKNNLQVAQSMTAIGSGGALGKGWLRGTYSQYGFIFVSESDFIFSVAGEEFGFVGMSIIICLYIYFLLRLLTISILSKDFYGKLIGIGVFSLFFYQVVQNIGMTIGIIPVTGLPLPFVSYGGSSMISSMMCVALSLNVAKNKRKFDI
- the pheS gene encoding phenylalanine--tRNA ligase subunit alpha produces the protein MKERLEAIRKNAQLAIEQAKDVNLLEQVRVQFLGKKQELASLLKEMGKLSPEERPTMGKIVNEVRDEIETAIREKKEHLENIALEQKLNREMIDVTIPVKTNFVGKPHPITKVINEIETIFMNMGFSIKEGPEVETVENNFDKLNAPKNHPSRDISDTFYISDTLLLRTQTSPVQIRTMLEEGLPIRMISPGRCFRSDTPDATHSPMFHQVEGLVIGKNITFANLKHTLEEFAIKFFGEDTKTKFRPHNFPFTEPSAEVDVSCFKCHGEGCSICKGEGFIEILGAGMVHPNVLENCGIDSDVYSGFAFGLGVERVAMLKYEIDDIRLMYENDMRFLEQF
- the minD gene encoding septum site-determining protein MinD — translated: MAEVIVITSGKGGVGKTTTTANLGTSLSLNGNKVVIIDADIGLRNLDVVMGLENRIVYDLVDVIEERCKLKQAMIKDKRFENLFLIPAAQTRDKDAVNPEQMKKICDELREEFDYILVDCPAGIENGFKNAIAGADRALIVTTPEVSAVRDADRIIGLLDANNISDHRLVVNRFKPNMVERGDMMDIEDILEILAIDLIGVVPEDDSIVVSTNTGEPAANDQASVAGKAYRNIAKRVQGEEVEFLTFSTNDTFLTRLKKLFTGK
- a CDS encoding flavodoxin, encoding MAKISLVYWSGTGNTQAMADYVVEGVKSAGAEVDVFEVTEANADDVLKSDVILLGCPSMGSEVLEEESMEPFMEEIEGGLSGKKVGLFGSYGWGDGQWMRDWQERVEGAGASMICDGIIVNGEPSDDSVIDELKSMGSNAALA
- the minE gene encoding cell division topological specificity factor MinE, encoding MGVFSFFRTEKKSKNIAKDRLKLVLIHDKSGGYSPQILEKLQAEILSVITNYLEVDEEQVEIKIIKTKKNTEDDMVSSLVANVPIKKIK
- a CDS encoding penicillin-binding transpeptidase domain-containing protein produces the protein MKYNMQSRFYAFFVAVVVMFSLIFLKITYLTIFSGDLFSRREASFVYKKIEVKAPRGEIRDRYGRLLAGNRPSFNVQLSRNNSLSQEEQNNAILKIISILKQNNEKIVDEFPIKIDANNYYYFTYDEELRKWKEKNNIDPNASAKESFTLIANLLVEQGVIRIDKDTTSKEIQQKMIAAGYYPPISIQQEMKFSHQVKKEEWIQKNFPKEYKQYLNKPAKEIFQLLREKNKISSSMDDRTARDMLNVLNILKMQSYQYQPVGISFDIKNNTVIQLEEASQDIPMVSVVVEPVRYYPHGNFASHILGYLGKISDNEIQEYVRDKKYNPSDIIGKTGIEKTFEEQLRGKAGYQEVQVDSRNRMVGNLGFQNAEPGDTIYLTLDYKLQKTVEDTLKKTLGCIQNGSDYQSDWGNIRMRENKKVFYKAQSGATIVMDVNTGKILAMASYPDYDPNKFVHGISQEDYELLMPKNLNDPMSPKPLFNIATMMSVQPGSTFKMITGLAALENGLSPYYRIQDKGSIKIGNHSFGCWIWNSSGHSQTHGMENLMDAIQDSCNYYFYCLSVGYDYSVDKPLPISMNSQKILDYATKFGLNEKTGIEIEETKGSVPTVGMEREKKVIALKNFLKEFLADKFEDIDSNSGEYITRINTIISWADENPSRGELIRRLREIKVKEKELNNVTDRIKYDYFISMGGWKEGDAFNLAIGQGAHSYTPLQLTRYVASIANKGNLNKVSLIDKRENYEKTDIIRHELETEVIQLKNNKNLEYLVQGMKNASDEGTSKNTFNRFPIMVASKTGTAQRAGKIPTVDEKKYYLSHLSSYGVNYSDVMRVAEELEKNSKTKLQDYQYIVQAILKLNKNLKKADLDQYKDSYDEFAWFVSFAPAEKPEIAVISVIVQGGHGGYAAPMARDIYAQYFELTPYGTKPQETIQKKIQFLDELN